In one Brassica oleracea var. oleracea cultivar TO1000 chromosome C9, BOL, whole genome shotgun sequence genomic region, the following are encoded:
- the LOC106317386 gene encoding CRIB domain-containing protein RIC6-like, with protein sequence MQLTMSSSSMKSLLKGLRYISQVFESGKEEEEIEIGNPTDVKHVAHIGWDGPSSTPASAPSWMNEFKDGAGLESGQGGGEDDSSARCMSECGGRIRDLPKLPKSTRKAASEKGSPTREISSDKTKRRSSKKGTTSSSRRPKEVSELNEFSSWSSPGTGSLPEVPKKSRRKKKTKETGGGSTRSIGRSDVDNMSETGSVRSMPQFDNRDDF encoded by the exons ATGCAACTTACAATGTCAAGCTCAAGTATGAAAAGCCTATTGAAAGGCCTCCGATACATTTCTCAAGTATTTG AAAGTGGAAAAGAAGAAGAAGAGATAGAGATAGGGAATCCAACGGACGTAAAGCATGTAGCCCATATTGGTTGGGATGGACCATCCTCTACTCCTGCCTCCGCACCAAGCTGG ATGAACGAGTTCAAAGATGGTGCTGGATTAGAATCTGGACAAGGAGGCGGAGAAGATGATTCCTCCGCGAGATGTATGTCGGAATGTGGCGGTCGGATCAGAGATTTACCAAAATTACCAAAATCTACGAGGAAAGCAGCTTCCGAGAAAGGTTCTCCAACAAGAGAAATATCATCGGACAAAACTAAACGTCGGTCGTCGAAAAAAGGAACAACATCATCGTCAAGAAGACCAAAAGAAGTGTCTGAACTAAACGAGTTTTCTTCTTGGTCTAGTCCAGGAACAGGAAGTTTACCAGAAGTTCCGAAGAAATCAAGGAGGAAGAAGAAGACGAAGGAAACTGGAGGAGGTTCAACTAGATCGATCGGAAGATCTGACGTGGATAACATGTCTGAAACTGGTTCTGTGAGATCTATGCCTCAATTCGACAACAGAGATGACTTTTGA
- the LOC106316333 gene encoding TBC1 domain family member 15-like, which translates to MFCCAFMWKSGGEDLQGFYPVRPECQSDVPRTRFKSRAGKTLSARRWHAAFTEDGHLDMEKVLRRIQRGGIHPSIKGAVWEFLSGCYDPDSTFDERTKLRDLRREQYGSWKEECKNMVPVVGSGKYITMAVVSENGQPIEDSSVENQGWIVKTAVTDDRTLQWMLSLHQIGLDVARTDRYLSFYENDINQSKLWDVLAIYTWLNLDIGYVQGMNDICSPMIILFEDEADAFWCFERVMRRLRENFRATATSMGVQTQLGVLSQVIKTVDPRLHQHLEDLDGGEYLFAIRMLMVLFRREFSFLDALYLWELMWAMEYNPNMFATYEELENRNNNNAADDPKLLKRYGKFERKYVNSGNNERHSNTIAVFVVASVLQTKNKRLLKEAKGLDDVVQILGDIAGNLDAKKACKEALKIHEKFLKKANRQ; encoded by the exons ATGTTTTGCTGTGCATTTATGTGGAAATCCGGAGGAGAAGATTTGCAAGGTTTCTATCCTGTTCGTCCTGAATGTCAATCTGATGTTCCCAGGACCCGCTTCAAATCAAGG GCTGGAAAGACACTGAGTGCTAGAAGATGGCACGCTGCCTTTACTGAAGATGGCCATTTGGATATGGAAAAAGTTCTCAGACGTATTCAGCGTGGA GGTATTCATCCCTCCATCAAAGGCGCTGTTTGGGAGTTTTTGTCTGGATGCTACGATCCTGACAGCACTTTTGATGAAAGGACCAAGCTCAGGGATCTAAGAAG GGAGCAGTACGGTTCATGGAAAGAAGAATGTAAGAATATGGTTCCGGTCGTTGGTAGCGGCAAGTACATCACAATGGCTGTCGTTTCAGAAAATGGTCAACCCATAGAAGATTCCTCTGTTGAAAATCAAGGATGGATCGTGAAAACCGCTGTTACTGACGACAGGACGCTCCAATGGATGCTCTCACTGCATCAGATCG GCCTTGACGTTGCTAGAACAGATCGGTATCTTTCCTTCTACGAAAATGATATCAATCAATCAAAACTATGGGATGTTCTTGCCATATATACTTGGTTGAATCTTGATATCGGTTATGTTCAGG GAATGAATGACATATGTTCCCCAATGATCATCCTCTTTGAGGATGAAGCCGATGCTTTCTGGTGCTTTGAGCGTGTAATGAGAAGACTG AGAGAGAATTTCAGGGCAACCGCAACATCAATGGGTGTCCAGACACAGCTAGGTGTGCTCTCACAGGTCATTAAAACGGTTGATCCTCGGCTCCATCAACATCTAG AGGATCTGGATGGTGGTGAGTATCTGTTTGCTATAAGGATGTTGATGGTACTTTTCAGGAGAGAATTCTCCTTCCTCGACGCTTTGTACCTTTGGGAG CTGATGTGGGCAATGGAGTATAATCCAAACATGTTTGCAACATACGAGGAGCTGGAAAACCGAAACAACAACAACGCAGCAGACGACCCCAAGTTACTAAAACGTTATGGCAAGTTTGAGAGGAAATACGTGAACAGCGGAAACAACGAGCGACATAGCAATACGATTGCTGTTTTCGTGGTCGCTAGCGTTCTTCAGACAAAGAACAAACGTCTCTTGAAGGAAGCTAAGGGCCTAGACGACGTTGTTCAG ATACTAGGAGACATCGCGGGTAATCTTGACGCCAAAAAAGCGTGTAAAGAAGCGTTGAAGATCCATGAGAAGTTCCTCAAAAAG GCTAATAGGCAATGA